A region from the Acidiferrobacter sp. SPIII_3 genome encodes:
- a CDS encoding antitoxin, producing MAITKIFKNGNSQAVRIPAELAYSSTDLDLVIERHGDELRIYPAQRRLGDVLGKLARFSSDFTVPGRGEQEQAEREGL from the coding sequence ATGGCTATCACCAAGATCTTCAAGAACGGCAATTCGCAGGCCGTACGCATCCCGGCGGAGCTGGCTTACAGCTCGACCGACCTGGATCTGGTCATCGAGCGGCACGGCGACGAGTTGCGCATCTATCCCGCGCAACGGCGCCTGGGGGACGTGCTGGGCAAGCTGGCCCGGTTCTCATCAGACTTCACGGTGCCGGGGCGCGGGGAGCAGGAACAAGCCGAGCGCGAGGGGCTATGA
- a CDS encoding outer membrane protein assembly factor BamE, protein MQKPNVLFLVLASLALSGCHLLYRPTIQQGNVITARMIARLRLGMTKNEVVYDLGAPAIHDPFHPNRWDYYYSLKRNYKPRIAEHFTLYFKKGRLARIVGVPRPTPRHIYGTSDS, encoded by the coding sequence ATGCAAAAACCGAATGTGCTCTTTCTTGTGTTGGCTTCGCTGGCACTAAGCGGTTGCCATTTGCTCTATCGCCCGACAATCCAGCAGGGCAATGTCATCACCGCGCGGATGATCGCCCGGCTGCGCCTTGGGATGACCAAGAACGAGGTGGTTTATGACCTCGGGGCGCCGGCGATTCACGACCCGTTCCATCCGAATCGCTGGGACTATTACTACTCCCTGAAACGCAACTATAAGCCGCGCATAGCCGAGCACTTCACCTTGTACTTCAAGAAGGGGAGGCTTGCGCGCATCGTCGGGGTGCCGCGCCCGACCCCGCGTCACATTTACGGGACATCCGACTCTTGA
- a CDS encoding aldo/keto reductase, which produces MQTRKLGLSGLEVSAIGLGCMGLSYAYGPAVEQAQGVALIRAAFERGVTFFDTAEAYGPFSNEELVGEAVAPFRDQVVIATKFGFTDGEVAKGLDSRPEYIRAVADASLKRLKTDRIDLFYQHRVDPNVPIEDVAGTVRDLIHEGKVKHFGLSEAGVATIRRAHAVQPVAALQSEYSLWWREPERSVLPVLEELGIGFVPFSPLGKGFLTGAIDERTTFAKNDFRNVVPRFSEDNRNANAGLIEVLGRLADAQGVTRAQVAIAWLLAQKPWIAPIPGTTKLHRLAENVGAASVELSTQDLSAIGAALGTITIAGDRYPAHLQQRVDR; this is translated from the coding sequence ATGCAAACGCGCAAATTGGGCCTCAGTGGCCTTGAAGTCTCGGCGATCGGATTGGGCTGCATGGGCTTGAGCTATGCCTATGGACCTGCCGTCGAGCAGGCGCAAGGCGTCGCGCTGATCCGCGCAGCGTTTGAGCGTGGAGTCACCTTTTTCGACACGGCCGAGGCCTACGGACCTTTTTCCAACGAGGAACTGGTCGGCGAAGCCGTGGCACCATTCCGCGACCAGGTCGTGATCGCCACCAAGTTCGGCTTCACCGATGGCGAAGTCGCCAAAGGGCTCGACAGCCGCCCGGAATACATCCGGGCGGTGGCCGATGCGTCGCTGAAGCGTCTGAAGACGGATCGAATCGATCTGTTCTACCAGCATCGGGTCGACCCGAACGTGCCGATCGAGGACGTGGCCGGGACCGTGCGCGACCTGATCCACGAAGGCAAGGTCAAGCACTTCGGGCTGTCGGAGGCCGGCGTCGCTACGATTCGCCGCGCCCATGCGGTGCAGCCGGTGGCCGCGCTGCAAAGCGAATATTCGCTGTGGTGGCGTGAGCCCGAAAGGAGCGTGCTGCCGGTCCTCGAGGAATTGGGCATCGGCTTCGTGCCCTTCAGCCCGCTGGGCAAGGGCTTCCTGACCGGTGCGATCGATGAGCGCACGACCTTCGCCAAGAACGACTTTCGCAATGTCGTGCCACGCTTCAGCGAGGACAACCGCAACGCCAACGCGGGGCTGATCGAGGTGCTGGGCCGGCTCGCAGATGCCCAAGGCGTGACCCGGGCGCAGGTCGCCATCGCCTGGCTGCTCGCGCAGAAACCCTGGATCGCGCCGATACCGGGAACCACCAAGCTGCATCGGCTGGCGGAAAACGTCGGCGCGGCGAGCGTCGAACTGAGCACGCAGGATCTGTCGGCGATCGGCGCTGCACTGGGAACGATCACCATCGCCGGCGACCGTTACCCGGCACATCTGCAGCAGCGGGTCGATCGCTGA
- a CDS encoding type II toxin-antitoxin system PemK/MazF family toxin, which produces MGLRRGDIVTVAAPGDFGKPRPALVVQADAFSGHPTVTVCLLTSALRGAPLFRLDIAPASENGLRVPSQIQIDKLLTIIPRQGGAAHWASGRPQPAARGQRLGTVAGAVE; this is translated from the coding sequence ATGGGACTGAGGCGCGGGGATATCGTTACCGTGGCGGCCCCTGGCGATTTTGGGAAGCCTCGCCCGGCGCTCGTCGTGCAAGCCGATGCTTTTTCCGGGCATCCTACGGTTACGGTCTGCCTTCTCACGAGCGCATTGCGCGGTGCGCCTTTGTTCCGCCTGGACATCGCGCCCGCGTCGGAAAATGGCCTGCGCGTTCCCTCACAGATCCAAATCGACAAGCTTTTAACCATAATACCACGACAAGGTGGGGCCGCCCATTGGGCATCTGGACGACCGCAGCCTGCAGCGCGTGGACAACGCCTTGGCACGGTGGCTGGGGCTGTGGAGTGA
- a CDS encoding reverse transcriptase/maturase family protein — protein sequence MNADRVASYQDWRDDLLRGVGPVTGLPYVLADLLVDAWINRIQDRRLLRLLCQWLKAGVRDEHGHRVLGTIGTPQGAVVSPLMANVYLHYVFDLWVQQWRKRHARGIIVVVRYADDVVVGFQNPDDAARFRREIAERLQAFGLALHPDKTRLIRFGRFAQEQKRKGPRQTRDL from the coding sequence GTGAACGCGGACCGTGTCGCGAGCTATCAGGACTGGCGAGACGATCTGCTGAGGGGCGTGGGGCCCGTTACCGGCCTGCCATATGTTCTCGCGGACCTTCTCGTAGACGCTTGGATCAACCGTATCCAAGATCGGCGTCTCCTGCGCCTTCTGTGCCAATGGTTGAAGGCCGGCGTGCGGGATGAACACGGACATCGAGTGCTGGGCACGATCGGTACCCCGCAAGGGGCGGTCGTCTCGCCCCTCATGGCCAATGTTTACCTGCATTACGTCTTTGACCTTTGGGTGCAGCAATGGCGCAAGCGCCACGCCCGGGGAATCATCGTGGTGGTACGGTATGCCGATGACGTCGTCGTGGGGTTCCAAAACCCAGACGATGCCGCACGCTTCCGCCGCGAGATCGCCGAACGCCTTCAAGCGTTCGGTCTCGCACTCCATCCCGACAAGACCCGGCTGATACGCTTTGGCCGGTTCGCCCAGGAGCAGAAGAGGAAGGGGCCTCGGCAAACCCGAGACCTTTAA
- a CDS encoding RnfH family protein, with protein MARVEWPVEVVYGAPVPDVRWVRLAPGSSVLDAIRRSGLLDDYPGLDIRARRVGIFGRFAALSDPVKAFDRVEIYAPLPEDPKEGRRRRAAVKSRMSRKCDAGSGAAPRRCAQASPS; from the coding sequence ATGGCGCGCGTTGAGTGGCCGGTCGAGGTCGTCTACGGGGCCCCGGTACCCGATGTCCGATGGGTGCGTCTCGCCCCGGGAAGCAGCGTCCTCGATGCCATCCGCCGGTCCGGACTCCTCGACGACTATCCGGGGCTCGATATCCGTGCCCGCCGGGTCGGTATCTTCGGGCGATTTGCGGCCTTGAGTGATCCGGTCAAGGCCTTCGATCGCGTCGAGATCTATGCACCGTTACCCGAGGACCCGAAGGAGGGGCGCCGCCGGCGCGCCGCCGTCAAGAGTCGGATGTCCCGTAAATGTGACGCGGGGTCGGGCGCGGCACCCCGACGATGCGCGCAAGCCTCCCCTTCTTGA
- a CDS encoding aldo/keto reductase — protein MQDVTLSNGMKMPILGYGVFQIADEAECERCVVDAVQAGYRLIDTAASYKNEVAVGRGLKCSGVPRDQLFVTSKLWVEDAGYERARAAIDASLKRLALDYLDLFLIHQPFSDVYGAWRAMEEAHRAGKLRAIGVSNFQPDRLMDLAAFNEIRPAVNQIEVNPFHQQDDSVNFMRGLGVQPEAWAPFAEGRNNLFQNELLVKIARGHDKSVGQVVLRWLVQRGVVALAKSVRKERMLENLAVFDFELTDADMESIATLETGTSSFFSHRDPQIVKWMSERKLGL, from the coding sequence ATGCAAGACGTCACCCTGAGCAATGGAATGAAGATGCCGATCCTCGGCTACGGCGTTTTCCAGATCGCAGACGAGGCCGAATGCGAGCGCTGCGTCGTCGACGCAGTGCAGGCCGGCTACCGGCTGATCGATACAGCAGCATCGTACAAGAACGAAGTCGCCGTCGGTCGCGGTCTCAAGTGTTCCGGCGTCCCTCGCGACCAGCTCTTCGTCACCAGCAAACTCTGGGTCGAGGACGCCGGCTATGAGCGTGCTCGCGCGGCCATCGACGCCTCGCTCAAACGCCTGGCTCTCGACTACCTGGATCTTTTCCTCATCCACCAGCCGTTCTCGGATGTCTACGGTGCCTGGCGCGCGATGGAAGAAGCCCACCGCGCTGGCAAGCTTCGGGCGATCGGTGTGAGCAACTTCCAGCCGGACCGTTTGATGGACCTCGCCGCGTTCAACGAGATCAGGCCAGCGGTCAACCAGATCGAAGTCAATCCCTTCCATCAGCAGGACGACAGCGTCAACTTCATGCGCGGCCTGGGCGTGCAGCCCGAAGCCTGGGCACCGTTCGCAGAGGGACGGAACAACCTATTCCAGAACGAACTCCTGGTTAAGATTGCTCGGGGCCACGACAAGTCAGTGGGTCAAGTCGTCCTGCGCTGGCTGGTCCAGCGCGGTGTTGTCGCCCTCGCCAAGTCCGTGCGCAAGGAGCGAATGCTCGAAAATCTCGCAGTATTCGACTTCGAGCTGACCGACGCGGACATGGAGTCCATTGCTACACTGGAGACCGGGACGAGCAGCTTCTTCTCGCACCGCGACCCTCAGATCGTGAAGTGGATGAGCGAGCGAAAACTCGGTCTCTAA
- a CDS encoding type II toxin-antitoxin system VapC family toxin: MSPKYMLDTNICIYLMKRQPAQVAQRFAQCFVGDIVISAITLAELEYGAACSGVAREQNREALTAFVEDVPVAPFDIRSAQSYGPIRLATRERNRDALDKLIAAHAVALGTVLVTNNTADFQAYPGLVVENWANNH; encoded by the coding sequence ATGAGCCCGAAGTACATGCTCGACACCAACATCTGCATCTACCTGATGAAGCGTCAGCCGGCTCAAGTTGCGCAGCGCTTCGCACAGTGTTTCGTCGGCGATATCGTGATCTCGGCGATCACGCTGGCCGAACTAGAGTACGGCGCGGCGTGTTCCGGGGTGGCGCGCGAGCAAAATCGTGAGGCACTAACAGCGTTCGTCGAGGACGTCCCCGTTGCGCCCTTCGACATTCGATCGGCCCAAAGCTATGGGCCGATCCGTCTGGCCACGCGCGAGCGAAACCGCGACGCTCTGGACAAGCTGATCGCAGCGCACGCCGTTGCGCTGGGCACGGTCCTGGTCACCAACAACACCGCAGACTTCCAGGCCTATCCGGGCCTGGTGGTGGAGAACTGGGCCAACAACCACTGA
- the fur gene encoding ferric iron uptake transcriptional regulator has translation MSDSTDLKKAGLKATLPRLKILGILEEPRARHMTAEDVYKALLDMGEEVGLATVYRVLTQFESAGLVIRHNFEGGRSVFEINQGGHHDHVVCVECGEVFEFYDPAIEERQRRVAEALGFHVDSHSLYMYGTCLGMKREGKCSKKGTPGTGAS, from the coding sequence ATGAGCGACAGCACCGATCTCAAGAAGGCCGGTCTCAAGGCGACGCTACCGCGCCTCAAGATCCTCGGTATCCTGGAGGAGCCGCGGGCCCGACACATGACAGCGGAGGATGTCTATAAGGCGTTGTTGGACATGGGCGAAGAGGTCGGTTTGGCGACCGTCTACCGGGTCTTGACCCAGTTCGAGAGCGCGGGGCTCGTCATTCGTCACAACTTCGAGGGCGGACGCTCAGTCTTTGAGATCAATCAGGGCGGTCATCATGACCACGTCGTATGCGTGGAATGCGGCGAGGTCTTCGAGTTCTACGATCCGGCCATCGAGGAGCGCCAGCGGCGCGTGGCCGAGGCCCTCGGTTTCCACGTTGACAGTCACTCCCTTTATATGTACGGCACCTGCCTTGGCATGAAGCGCGAAGGCAAGTGTTCTAAGAAGGGCACTCCCGGGACCGGCGCGTCCTAG
- a CDS encoding LysR family transcriptional regulator — translation MPSEDFNDLLAFVAVARERSFTGAARRIGVSQSALSHRMRALEARLGLRLLTRTTRSVSPTEAGERLLQTLVPRFEDIEAELAALRELRDKPAGIVRITTAEHAANTVLWPKLSQVLPSYPELQVEINVDYGFTDIVAQRFDAGVRLGESLEKDMIAVRIGPDLRMAVVATPDYFAKRAAPRTPQDLAAHNCINLRLSRGGVLVWEFERDGQRINAHVQGQWMFNGSTPILRAALAGVGLGYVPEDVAAEHIAAGRLRRVLDDWCPVYDGYHLYYASRRQSSRALGVVVDALRYRP, via the coding sequence ATGCCCTCCGAGGATTTCAACGATCTCCTGGCCTTTGTCGCCGTCGCGCGCGAACGCAGCTTCACGGGAGCGGCGAGACGGATCGGGGTTTCGCAATCGGCACTGAGCCACCGGATGCGCGCGCTGGAAGCCCGCCTGGGCCTACGCTTGCTCACGCGCACAACACGCAGCGTGTCTCCGACGGAGGCGGGCGAGCGCCTGCTGCAGACCTTGGTCCCGCGCTTCGAGGACATCGAGGCTGAGCTGGCGGCTTTGCGTGAATTGCGTGACAAACCCGCCGGCATCGTTCGCATCACGACTGCGGAGCACGCTGCCAACACTGTGCTGTGGCCCAAGCTCAGCCAGGTGCTGCCAAGCTATCCGGAACTGCAGGTCGAGATCAACGTCGACTATGGATTCACCGACATCGTCGCCCAGCGATTCGACGCGGGAGTGCGTCTGGGAGAGAGCCTGGAAAAAGACATGATCGCCGTGCGCATCGGCCCGGATCTTCGCATGGCGGTGGTCGCCACGCCGGATTACTTCGCCAAGCGCGCTGCGCCGCGCACCCCGCAGGATCTGGCCGCGCACAACTGCATCAATCTGCGTCTGTCACGCGGCGGGGTGCTTGTCTGGGAATTCGAGCGCGACGGGCAACGCATCAACGCCCACGTGCAGGGGCAGTGGATGTTCAATGGCAGCACGCCAATCCTGCGCGCGGCACTCGCGGGCGTGGGCCTTGGCTATGTCCCGGAAGACGTCGCCGCGGAGCACATCGCTGCGGGACGCTTGCGCCGCGTGCTCGACGATTGGTGCCCCGTCTACGACGGTTATCACCTCTACTACGCGAGCCGGCGGCAGTCTTCGCGAGCGCTGGGCGTGGTCGTGGATGCGCTGCGGTATCGGCCTTGA
- a CDS encoding NAD(P)H-binding protein produces MTRVLVLGANGQLARNTTRSFLEHDDVRLTLYLRQAYRLHNPDSERVTIIEGDVLDPLVLHKAMRGQDVVYANLAGAMAQQAGAIVDAMHATGLKRLIFISSMGIYGEVPGERYRSVLDPYRDSAAVIEASDLDYTILRPGWFTQDRSVGYRITRKGEPFQGHDVSLDSLSDLIVKLALTPGMELRQSLGVSRASPHALGPSGLAPRAYRTGEQ; encoded by the coding sequence ATGACAAGAGTTCTGGTCCTTGGCGCGAACGGCCAGCTCGCGCGTAACACGACGCGCTCGTTCCTCGAGCACGACGATGTGCGCCTGACGCTCTACTTGCGTCAGGCCTATCGTCTACATAACCCGGACTCCGAGCGTGTCACGATCATCGAGGGGGACGTCCTGGATCCCCTGGTCCTTCACAAGGCGATGCGGGGCCAGGATGTGGTCTACGCCAATCTCGCGGGTGCGATGGCGCAACAGGCCGGCGCCATCGTCGACGCGATGCATGCGACGGGGTTGAAGCGCCTGATCTTCATCAGCTCGATGGGTATCTACGGTGAAGTGCCCGGAGAACGCTACCGCAGCGTGCTAGACCCGTACCGCGATAGCGCTGCGGTGATCGAGGCGTCGGATCTGGACTACACCATCCTGCGGCCAGGTTGGTTCACACAAGACCGATCGGTCGGCTATCGGATCACCCGCAAAGGCGAGCCATTCCAGGGCCATGACGTATCACTCGACAGCCTTTCCGATCTGATCGTGAAGCTGGCGCTGACGCCGGGGATGGAACTGCGGCAAAGCCTCGGCGTAAGCCGGGCATCACCTCATGCCCTTGGCCCGTCCGGGCTCGCACCAAGGGCTTATCGAACAGGAGAGCAATGA
- a CDS encoding NAD(P)-dependent alcohol dehydrogenase, which translates to MFSNVRGYAAFSAQQPLGLFRFDRRSLRDDDVAVEILYCGVCHSDLHNARNDWGNANYPMVPGHEIIGRVVEVGPSVTRFKAGDAVGVGCMVDSCGRCASCARGLEQYCENQATYTYNGTDPQDGSTTYGGYSERIVVSQDFVLRVPDGLDLAGAAPLLCAGITTWSPLRHCKVGPGSRVAVVGLGGLGHMALKLAKALGAEVTLFTRSAGKEADARRLGADRIVLSADPSAMGANAGRFDLIVDTVPYVHDVNPYVPTLATDGTLVLVGYLGPLDPMLNTAPLVMNRKAVAGSLIGGIAETQEMLDFCARHGIAADVERIRIQDIEQAFERMLRSDVKYRFVIDMASLKDAA; encoded by the coding sequence ATGTTCAGCAACGTACGCGGTTACGCCGCCTTTTCCGCCCAGCAGCCGCTGGGCCTCTTTCGCTTTGATCGCCGCAGCCTGCGCGATGACGACGTCGCGGTCGAGATCCTGTATTGCGGGGTCTGCCATTCCGATCTGCATAACGCGCGCAACGATTGGGGCAACGCCAATTACCCCATGGTGCCGGGGCACGAGATCATCGGGCGCGTCGTCGAGGTAGGACCCTCTGTGACGCGATTCAAGGCAGGCGACGCGGTCGGCGTGGGTTGCATGGTTGACTCCTGTGGCCGCTGCGCATCGTGCGCCCGGGGGCTTGAGCAGTACTGCGAAAACCAGGCGACCTATACGTACAACGGCACCGATCCCCAGGATGGCTCGACCACCTACGGGGGCTATTCGGAGCGAATAGTGGTTTCGCAGGATTTCGTGCTGCGCGTGCCCGACGGCTTGGATCTGGCGGGCGCCGCACCATTGCTGTGCGCCGGGATCACCACCTGGTCGCCGCTACGCCACTGTAAGGTCGGCCCGGGCAGCCGGGTCGCCGTCGTCGGCCTTGGGGGCCTCGGCCACATGGCGCTGAAACTGGCCAAGGCGCTTGGCGCCGAGGTCACCCTGTTCACGCGCTCAGCCGGCAAGGAGGCCGATGCGCGCCGGCTCGGCGCCGACCGCATCGTGCTGTCGGCAGATCCCTCCGCGATGGGGGCCAACGCGGGGCGCTTCGATCTGATCGTCGACACCGTGCCCTATGTGCATGACGTCAATCCCTACGTGCCGACGCTGGCGACCGACGGAACCCTCGTGCTGGTGGGCTACCTCGGTCCCCTGGACCCGATGCTGAACACCGCGCCACTGGTGATGAACCGCAAGGCGGTGGCCGGATCGTTGATCGGCGGCATCGCTGAAACCCAGGAGATGTTGGACTTCTGCGCACGACACGGCATTGCCGCGGACGTCGAGCGCATTCGAATCCAGGATATCGAGCAAGCCTTTGAGCGCATGTTGCGCAGCGACGTCAAGTACCGCTTCGTGATCGATATGGCGTCGCTGAAAGACGCCGCGTGA
- a CDS encoding type II toxin-antitoxin system RatA family toxin — protein sequence MTTISKSALVPYSAEEMYELVADVESYPRFLPWCAGARVLERDDSGLVAEIDMAFGGIRKTFTTRNTHAPGQMDIRLVRGPFSRLEGSWRFTQVGDLGSRISLNLEFDFANRLLALAVGPVFGTIANSLVESFQKRAREVYGAR from the coding sequence GTGACAACGATTAGCAAAAGCGCGCTCGTTCCCTACAGCGCCGAAGAGATGTATGAACTGGTCGCCGATGTCGAGAGCTATCCTCGGTTTCTGCCGTGGTGCGCGGGGGCGCGGGTACTGGAGCGCGACGATTCCGGGCTGGTGGCGGAGATCGACATGGCCTTCGGAGGCATCCGCAAGACGTTCACGACCCGCAACACCCATGCGCCCGGGCAAATGGACATCCGGTTGGTGCGCGGGCCGTTCAGTCGGCTCGAGGGATCATGGCGCTTTACCCAGGTGGGCGATCTGGGCAGCCGGATCAGCCTCAATCTCGAATTCGATTTCGCAAACCGCCTGCTGGCGCTTGCCGTGGGGCCGGTGTTCGGGACGATCGCCAACAGTCTCGTCGAGAGTTTCCAGAAGCGCGCGCGCGAGGTCTATGGCGCGCGTTGA
- a CDS encoding N-acetyltransferase: MAAPKVRPARIADVPIIHHFLELYATKGNLLPRTMNEIYRHLRDFFVIEVDERVAAIGALEIFTEDLGEVRSLVVAEEYERRGLGRLMVQRIIAEARQLGLRRLMALTYVPTFFHKLGFVTVAMDTLPEKVWNVCVKCYKYNRCDETAVLLNLGRQP, encoded by the coding sequence ATGGCAGCCCCCAAGGTGCGGCCGGCGCGCATCGCCGATGTCCCGATCATCCACCACTTCCTTGAGCTTTATGCGACCAAGGGCAACCTGCTGCCACGCACCATGAATGAGATCTATCGCCACCTGCGCGATTTTTTTGTGATCGAGGTCGATGAGCGGGTGGCGGCGATCGGGGCACTCGAGATTTTTACGGAGGACCTGGGCGAAGTCCGGAGCCTGGTCGTGGCCGAGGAATATGAGCGCCGGGGCCTCGGGCGTCTCATGGTCCAGCGCATCATCGCCGAGGCCCGGCAACTGGGCCTGCGCCGACTCATGGCCCTGACCTATGTCCCGACCTTCTTCCACAAGCTCGGTTTCGTCACCGTGGCCATGGATACGCTGCCCGAGAAGGTCTGGAACGTGTGCGTGAAATGCTATAAGTACAACCGCTGCGACGAGACCGCAGTGCTCTTGAACCTCGGTCGTCAGCCCTAG
- a CDS encoding cupin domain-containing protein encodes MEIQRNGSRASAQGPAEWFTGHVRVDMLFDTQDPARASGASVTFEPGARTAWHSHPLGQTLIVTAGCGRVQRWGGSIEEIRPGDVVRIAPGEKHWHGAAPTTAMTHIAVQEQHDGKSADWMESVDEAQYSAAPQAL; translated from the coding sequence ATGGAAATCCAACGTAACGGCTCCCGCGCATCCGCCCAGGGCCCTGCCGAATGGTTCACGGGGCACGTGCGTGTCGACATGCTGTTCGATACCCAGGACCCGGCACGCGCCAGTGGCGCCAGCGTCACCTTCGAGCCTGGGGCGCGCACCGCCTGGCACAGCCACCCGCTGGGCCAGACCCTGATCGTCACCGCGGGGTGCGGCCGGGTACAGCGCTGGGGCGGGTCGATCGAGGAGATCCGGCCCGGCGATGTGGTCCGCATTGCCCCTGGCGAGAAGCATTGGCATGGAGCGGCGCCAACCACGGCGATGACTCATATCGCCGTCCAGGAGCAGCACGACGGCAAGTCGGCAGACTGGATGGAAAGCGTGGACGAGGCGCAATACTCCGCGGCGCCACAGGCCCTCTGA
- a CDS encoding P27 family phage terminase small subunit: MPTAVKAVKGTLRKARTNGAEPQAAATLSDPPLEMREAAADLWRYLVGNTPAGVLHANNAALRERYCELLAQYRDVVREIAKRGVGGLLTKDRHGMPARSILFELQMELSRSLKEREAELGFTPVSRARVQVPKAPPAKLDDPWADF; this comes from the coding sequence TTGCCGACCGCCGTCAAGGCGGTCAAAGGCACGCTGCGCAAGGCGCGCACCAACGGCGCCGAGCCACAGGCGGCCGCAACGCTGTCGGATCCGCCGCTGGAAATGCGCGAGGCTGCCGCCGATCTGTGGCGTTATCTCGTCGGCAACACCCCTGCGGGGGTTCTGCACGCCAACAACGCTGCGCTGCGGGAGCGCTACTGCGAACTGCTGGCGCAGTACCGCGACGTCGTGCGCGAGATCGCCAAGCGCGGTGTCGGCGGCCTGCTGACCAAGGATCGCCACGGCATGCCCGCACGCTCGATTCTGTTCGAGTTGCAGATGGAGTTGTCACGCTCGCTCAAGGAGCGCGAGGCGGAACTCGGGTTCACACCAGTTTCTCGCGCGCGGGTGCAAGTACCCAAGGCGCCGCCCGCCAAGCTCGACGATCCGTGGGCGGACTTCTGA
- the smpB gene encoding SsrA-binding protein SmpB, whose amino-acid sequence MARPKDTEPRIIAQNKKAWHDYFIEQRFEAGLVLQGWEAKSLRDGRAQLKESYVIVQNGEIFLFGAHFSPLKTTSTHIKADPTRTRKLLLHKLEISRLVGAVERRGYTLVPLSLYWKFGRAKIEIALAKGKKQHDKRAALKERESNREQERAIKQH is encoded by the coding sequence ATGGCCCGCCCCAAGGACACCGAACCCCGTATCATCGCCCAGAACAAGAAGGCCTGGCACGATTATTTCATCGAACAGCGATTCGAGGCCGGGCTCGTGTTGCAGGGTTGGGAGGCCAAGAGTCTTCGTGATGGGCGTGCGCAGCTGAAGGAAAGCTATGTCATCGTCCAGAACGGCGAGATCTTCCTGTTCGGGGCCCACTTCTCGCCATTGAAGACAACCTCGACCCATATCAAGGCCGACCCCACGAGGACACGCAAGCTTCTGTTGCATAAGCTCGAGATCAGCCGTCTCGTGGGGGCCGTCGAGCGCCGCGGCTACACGCTCGTACCGCTCTCCCTTTACTGGAAATTCGGCCGCGCCAAGATCGAGATCGCGCTCGCCAAAGGCAAGAAACAGCACGATAAGCGCGCCGCCCTGAAGGAGCGGGAGTCCAACCGCGAGCAGGAACGCGCGATCAAGCAACACTAG